The Rhodococcus antarcticus DNA segment CCACCGTCGCAGTGTCCTCCGCGTGCGACCCACCAACGGGGCGAACGCGGGCGGAGCTGCCGGCTGGTCGTCGGTCGTCAGCTGTCGGTTGTCCACCCCCGTTCCCGACGCACCTGGCCTACTTCTCGGGTGGGGTCGAGGGCAACTCGACCCGGTGTTCAGTCGCTGGTCGAGGGCGTTCCCCGTTGACGTTCGGCGAGCTCAGGCGGGCCAGCGCCAGCAGGGCCAGAGCCGCAGGCAGCAGCGGCAGCGCGGCGACGGAGATGAGCGCCCTCGCCTGCCCACCGGCCCCCAGCAGCGCGTCCCCGGCCACCGGTGCGACCAGCCCGGCGCACCCCCACGCGGTGAACACCCAGCCGTAGGCCCGCGGGAACGCCCGCACCCCCACCCGGTCGGTGGTGACGGCGACGATGAGCACCGACACCGTTCCGTAGGACACGCCTACCGTGGTGAAGGCGGTGAGCACGACACCCGGTGGTACGTCCGTGGCCAGCACGCCCACGGAGATCCCGGTCGCAGCCAGCGCCAGTGCCAGACCCGGGACCCGGCCCACGCTGTCCGACAGCCAGCCCCCTCCCACCCGTCCGAGCAGGTTGCCCGCCGCCAGCACGGAGACCGCGATGCCGCTGGCGCCCGGGCCGAGACCGCGGGCCGCGGCCAGCTGGAGCGCATGGGCGAAGACCAGCAGTGCCGGTGCGACTCCACCGGCGAACACCAGCCACAGCAGCAGCACCGTCCCCCGCCCGACCGGCTCGGCGGCCGCGCCGTCCTTCTCGTCCCACTGGTGCCGATCCTGGTCACCGGGTGCCAGACCCGCAGCGACGAGCAGCAGCACGGTCACCAGCACGGCCAGACCCCCGAGACACGCACGCCACCCCTCCACCGCCACCAACCGCGGTCCGGCGGCCCCCAGCAGGATCGGTCCGGCCGCGTAGGCGGCCACCACCACCCCGGTCACCGCCCCCCGCCTCGCAGCCGGGGCGCGCGCGGCCATCCCGGCGGCCACCCCGTAGGCCAGCCCGTTGGCCGCGCCGAACAGCAGACCCACCCCGAACCACAGCGTCACGGGATCCTGCGAGACGGCGGCCAGGCCCAACCCGGCCCCGGCGACCACCGCCGCCGCGACCAACAAGAACCGGGAGGGCGGCTGCGGGTCGAGCCGCCCGACGGCGAGCAGCGTCACCGCAAAGGTGGCGATCGCGGTGGCGAATACAGCGGAGGTGACGGCACCGGTTGCGCCCACATCAGCCGCCGCCTGCTCGGCCACCAGGCTCCACGCGAACAAGGTGCCCACGGCCAGGTTGGCAGTGGCCCCGGCGGCCACCGTCCTGCCGGTAGCAGTCACAGCTGGTCCAAGACCTCGAGCTCCAGCCCGTCGGCCCGTGCGAGCGCCCCGAGCAGGACGCGGGGTGCTCGGGCGAGGGCGACCTCGGTGAGCCGGCGGAGGGCGGAGAGCTGGACCAGCAGGGCATCGAGCTGCTCGTGGAAGGTGGTCCGCACACCGATGACGCTAACCCCGGGACGCCAGGCGGGGCGGAGTCCAGGGTCGTCGTGTCCGGCTCAAGCCCATCAGAACCGGGGGAGTGCTCGCAGGATGTAGCGCCCAGCACGCAGCGGCGTAGTCGCTCGGTTGTGGAACACCGCGGAGAGTGCCAGCACCGTCAGGCGGCGGCGCCGGTCACGTGCGGTCGATGGGCGGTCATCCAGGTAGGTCTGTGTCGTCGGCTTCTGTGTGGTGGGGGTAGGCGTCGTCGTCGACATCGACGGGGGTGGCTTGCTCGAGGAGGTCGGTGGCGTCGGCGTCCCACCGGTCGGTGAGCGTTTTCACTGACTCCCCGGTGGTGGCGTCATCCGGGTCGGGGGCGGTGGGGGTGAGCTGGTCGAGGTGGTCGGCCTCGGGGACGTCGTCGGCGTGGGTGGTCATGGCGTGCTCCCGTTCGGCTCGCAGGCGGGTGTTCTCGACCGTCAGATCCTTGTTCGTGCTGGCCAGGGTGGTGTTGGTGGTCTGCAGGGTGAGGATCTGGGCGATGCCGGTGAGGTTGACCCCGTCGGCCACCAGGGTCCCGATTCGCCCGAGGCGGGTGAGGTCGTCCTGGCTGTAGCGCCGGGTTCCCCCGTTTGTTCGAGACGGTGTGAGCAGGCCTCGGCGTTCGTAGAGCCGCAGGGTGGGAACCGCCACGCCAGCGAGCTCGGCGGCGGTGGTGATGCCGTAGACGCCCCGGTCGGTGCGCTCCCGCAGGGCCATCACGACCTCCTCCGAAAAATCTTGTGCCGCGTCTTGCCTGACGGTAGCAGCGGTGGTACAAAATCTGCATCCGGCGAAGCAGATCGTCGGGGTTCCCACTGTCGGAGCGCGACGGGTGTCGCGCGGAGAGCTCTGTGGAGGTGGTTGGAGATGTTGGTGCGCACCGATCCGTTCCGGGAGCTGGACCGGCTGACCCAGCAGGTGCTGGGCACGGTGGCACGCCCGGCCGGGATGCCGATGGACGCGTGGCGGGAGAACGACACGTTCGTCATCGAGCTCGACCTGCCCGGGGTCGATCCCGGCTCGGTGGACCCCTCTCTGTCAGCATGGGGTGATGCACCAACCGGTGCGTAATCACTGAACGAGGGTGGGGAGATGAGTCCCCTGCGATGACTGTTCTGACGACGATTGCGCGGTCGGGCACCCATGCTGGTGTCGTGAGCGATGACCACCCCAGCGGTGAGGTGCCGGAGCGGGCCCGGCGCAGGTCCTTCACCGCCGCCTACAAGCTGAGGGTGCTGGCGGAGTACGAGGCGGCCGAGCCCGGCCGCCGGGGTGAGGTGCTGCGCCGGGAGGGCCTGTACTCCTCGCACCTGGTGGAGTGGCGTCGGGCTCGTGATGCCGGTGCGCTGGCCGCTCTGGCGGCGACCCGGGGACGCCCGCCGGCTGATCCGGTCGAGCGGGAGAACACCCGGCTGCGGGAACGCAACGCCGCCCTCGAGGCCGAGCTGGACACCGCCCGGCGGGTGATCGAGGTGCAGGGAAAAGTCTCGGCTCTCTTGGACGATCTGTCCAAGAGAGCGCACGAGGCCTCCGCGGCACCCACGCAGCGAAGCTCCGGGCCGAGCTCACCGCCGCGGTCGAGCAGGTGAGCGACGAGGCGGTCCTCGAGCTGGCACCGGTGGTGGGCACGGTCGCGGCGTGCGCCGCGATCGGGCGGTCCCGGGCCACGCACTACCGCCGCCACCGCCAGTCCCCGCCACCACCACGCCCGCCCCGGGTCCCACACCGCGACCGGGCGCAGCCGGGGGCGCTGAGCGCCGCCGAACGCGCCCAGGTGCTCGCGGTGCTGCACAGCGACCGGTTCGTCGACGCCGCCCCCGCGCAGGTGTGGGCGACGCTGCTCGACGAGGGCGTCTACCTGGCCAGCGAGTCGACGTTCTACCGGCTGCTGCGCGGGGTGCACGGCGACGTGCGCGAACGACGGTCCCAGGCCACCCACCCGGCCACGGTCAAACCCGAGCTGATCGCGACCAAGCCCAACGAGGTCTGGTCCTGGGACATCACCAAGCTGCACGGCCCCGCGAAGTGGACCTACTTCTACCTCTACGTGATCATCGACATCTACTCCCGCAAGACCGTCGGCTGGATGGTCGCCACCCGAGAGTCCGCGGCCCTGGCCGAGCAGCTACTCGCCACCACGATCGCCGCCGAGCACGTCGCGGCCGGTCAGCTGACGATCCACGCCGACCGCGGCGCCAGCATGGCCTCCAAACCCGTCGCCCTGCTGCTGGCCGACCTCGGGGTGATCAAGAGCCACAGCCGACCCCGGGTCAGCAACGACAATCCCTACAGCGAGTCGCAGTTCAAAACCCTCAAGTACTGCCCCAGCTTCCCCGGCACCTTCGCCACCCTCCAGGACGCCCGAACCTTCTGCGCCGAGTTCTTCCACGCCTACAACCACCACCACCGCCACGCCGGACTCGGCCTGCTCACCCCCGCCGTCGTCCACGACGGCCACGCCGAGACCGTCCGGGCCCAACGCGCCCTCGTCCTGACCGCCGCCCACACCCAACACCCCCACCGCTTCCGCCACCCACCCCAACCACCACGACTACCCGAACCAGCATGGATCAACCCACCCACCGCAACAGAGCCCATCACTCACAAATAGACAAGATCAACTGCCCCAAAGAGGTTGACAGGTTCCGGACCTGGACGTGGAGCGCAACGTGCTCACGATCCGCGCCGAGCGCGGCCCGCGGGCCAGCGACGCCCACGAGCGGGTGGTCTCGGAGCGCCCCCGGGGGGTGTTCAGCCGTCAGGTGATCCTTGGTGACACCTTGGACACCGAGCACGTCACCGCTGAGTATCGGGCGGGGGTGCTGCGGCTGACGATCCCGGTGGCCGAGCGGGCCAGGCCCCGCAAGATCGCCGTCAGCAGCGACACCCACGACCAGCACGCCATCAACGCCTGAACCGGGGGGTGGTGGCGATGAGCTCCACACCAACCCCGTCCGCCCCGGTGCTGGAGGCGGCCGAGGAGATCGTCGAGGACTGGGTGTCGGCCGAGTTCGACCGGATCGTGGCCCTCGAGTGGCCCGGCCGGCGGAGGGTGCCGACCAGGGTCGGGCTGCGTACGCCCACACCCGCCGAGGACCACCGGTGGAGGTGTCCGCCGGGCCAATGTCCAGTGCAGCGACCCGGCGGTCGGGGCCCGGCTCAGCAGGCCCCCCGCAGGCAGCGTTCACCCCCGGTAGCTGCCTGAGCCCTGTCTGACCTGATGCGAGGAGGTGGTGCCCGGTTCCTGAGCAGACAAGACCGTCCGCGACGTGCCCCGCCCCACGGCGGGGCACGTCGCCACACCCGCGACCCGACAGGATCAGCCTTCCCCACAGGCCCTGTCTCGCACAGACCATCGGCTGCGGCTTCGCCACCCCGGCAGATCACCGCGCCAACACCCGCCGCCTCTCCATTCGGAGGGGCTGTCTCGTTAACGGTGTTTCCGGCGGTTGGTCTCAGTAGGTTTCGGGTGCCGGCCAGCGGTCGGCGAAGGTGATGGCGAACGCGTTGAGCGCTGGCTTCCACCTCATGGTCCATCGTGTCCTGCCTCGCCCGGTCGGGTCCAGCGATCGGGTCACCAGGTAGAGACACTTCAAGGCGGCTTGGTCGCTGGGGAAGTGCCCGCGGGCCTTCACCGCCCGCCGGTAGCGGGCGTTGAGGGACTCGATGGCATTCGTCGAGCAGAGCACGGTGCGGATCTCGACGTCGTAGTCGAGGAAGGGCACGAACTCCTCCCACGCGTTCTCCCAGAGCCGGGTGATCGCCCCGTACTTGCTGCCCCACTTCTCGGTGAGCTCCTCCAACGCCGCCCGCGCGGCAGCCGCGTTGACCGCGGTGTAGATCGGTTTCACGTCGTGCCGGAGTGCGTCCCAGTCCCGTCTGGAGGCCAGCCGGAAGGTGTTGCGGATCAGGTGGATGATGCAGGTCTGGACCGTGGCCAACGGCCAGACGTTGCCGACGACGTCGGGCAGACCCTTCAGCCCGTCGCAGACGACGAAGAACGTGTCGCTCACGCCGCGGTTCTTGAGGTCGACCAAGACGCTCATCCAGAACTTGGCGCCTTCCCCGCCGGTGCCGGCCCACAGGCCCAGCACGTCCTTCTCCCCGGCCAGGCTGACCCCGATCGCGGCGTAGATGGGCCGGTTGGCGACCTGCCCGTCACGAATCTTGACCACGATGGCGTCGATGAAGATCGCCGCGTAGACCCCGTCCAGCGGTCGGGTGGACCAGGTCTGCATCTCCTCCAGAACCTTGTCGGTGATCCGGCTGACCGTCTCCTTGGACACCGACGCCCCGTAGATCTGGTCGAAGTGGGCGGCGATCTCTCCGGTGGTCAAGCCCCGGGCGTACAGGGACAAGACGACCTCGTCGACCTCACCGAGGCGGCGCTGCCGCTTGCGCACGATGACCGGCTCGAAGGTGCCCTCACGGTCACGGGGGACCTCGAGCTGCACCTGGCCGGTGGCGTGGGTCAGGACCGTCTTCGTCCTCGTGCCGTTGCGGACGTTCCCGGAGTCCCGCTCGCCGGGGGCCCGGTTCTTCTCGTGCCCGAGGTGGGCGGTCATCTCCTCGTTCAGGGCCGTCTCCAGGACCGTCTTGGTGAACTGCTTGAGCAGCCCGTCAGGCCCGGTCAGGGACAGGCCCTGCTCCTGGGCCAGCCGGACCAGCTCCCGGGCAGCGACCTCCTCAGCCGTGGGCTCCTGCCTCTTCTTCGCGGTCATGTCACTCAGTGTCGTTGTCATCACGGCACCTTCCCCGCCGACTCCCGTCAGCGTGTTGGGCCGGAAACACCGTTAAATCCACAGTCCCCATTCGGACACCCTGCAGCGCTAGTTGACGCGGTCGAACTGGTCGACGTCGAGGTGGAGCTGTCCGTCGTTGCCGGGCACGAGGGTCATCTGGTGGGTTTCTGACTGTGGTGCGCCGCCGGGCCGGGTGAAGGTGACGTTGGCTGTGGCGGTGAGCGATCCGTCCTGTGCGGTGATGGTGCCCAGCGTGACGCTGGTGAACTGGGCGAAGAAGTCGCGGTAGGAGGGGTAGCCCTGCGCTTGCAGGGTGGGGCCGGCCAGGGCGTAGGCCTGCGCGATGTTCCCGGGCAGCAGTGCGTAGTAGCTGGTCAGGGCCTGCCGGACGTCGGCAGCGAGGACGGGGGAGCTCGCCCCCCGGCTCTGTGGGGTGGCGGCCGGTGGCGGTGTGCTCGGCGCTGCCGTGGTGGTCGACGGTGCGGTGGTGGTGGGTGGCGGGGGTGTCTCGCTGGGGGTCGGTGCAGGTGCTCCCGTGGCGGTGGCAGGGGCGGACATCGTCTGCGGGGTGGGGTCGGAGCTTGTCAGCAGGTAGGTGGCGCCGCCGAGGACCCCGAGGACCAGCAGGGCGACGGCGGCAGCGACCACTCGACGCGGGGCAGCACGCGGTGGTGTCCCGGGCGGGGGACCGAACGGTGGCTTCCCCGGACCCGGTTCCCACGGCGCGGGTTCCGCGGTGCCTGCGTACCTCGGTGTGCCCGGAGCGTCGCCGCCTGCTGGCCTCGGGAGGAGGTCCCGGGGCGAGGCGGGTAGCTGGAGGGGGAGGGTGAGGACGACGGTGGGGTCCCCGTCGCGTCCGGCAGCAAGGGCGCTGAGTGCGTCGCGCACCTGAGCGGTGGTGGGGCGGTGGGCCGGGTCGACGTCGAGCATCCGCAGCAGCAGGGGTGTCATCGCTGCCGCCTGGCGTGGGGGGTCGAACTCCCCGCGGGCAACACGGTGCAGCAGCAGGAGCGAGTTGTCGCCGGCCCCGAACGGTGGGCGTCCCTCGAGGGAGGTGTACAGCGTCGCACCGAGGGAGAAGACGTCGCTGCGGTGACCGGGTTCTCCTCCTCGGGCGATCTCGGGGGCGAGGAAGGCGGGGGTGCCGGTGAGCATCCCGGTCTGGGTGAGCGCGACGTCCCCGGCGGCGCGGGCGATCCCGAAGTCGGTGAGCTTGACGATGCCCTGGGCCTGCCCGCCCCACCCGATGAGGATGTTGGCGGGCTTGACGT contains these protein-coding regions:
- a CDS encoding MFS transporter is translated as MTATGRTVAAGATANLAVGTLFAWSLVAEQAAADVGATGAVTSAVFATAIATFAVTLLAVGRLDPQPPSRFLLVAAAVVAGAGLGLAAVSQDPVTLWFGVGLLFGAANGLAYGVAAGMAARAPAARRGAVTGVVVAAYAAGPILLGAAGPRLVAVEGWRACLGGLAVLVTVLLLVAAGLAPGDQDRHQWDEKDGAAAEPVGRGTVLLLWLVFAGGVAPALLVFAHALQLAAARGLGPGASGIAVSVLAAGNLLGRVGGGWLSDSVGRVPGLALALAATGISVGVLATDVPPGVVLTAFTTVGVSYGTVSVLIVAVTTDRVGVRAFPRAYGWVFTAWGCAGLVAPVAGDALLGAGGQARALISVAALPLLPAALALLALARLSSPNVNGERPRPATEHRVELPSTPPEK
- a CDS encoding serine/threonine-protein kinase, translating into MTVPEIVVAGRYHLLSELGGGGMGAVWLAHDELLGRQVAVKQVITPVGMTGAAMAEQRQRVLREGRIAARLNHPHAVAVLDVIVDAGQPWLVMEYLPSRNLAEVLTTDGVLPVPQVAQIGAQVADALTAVHAAGIVHRDVKPANILIGWGGQAQGIVKLTDFGIARAAGDVALTQTGMLTGTPAFLAPEIARGGEPGHRSDVFSLGATLYTSLEGRPPFGAGDNSLLLLHRVARGEFDPPRQAAAMTPLLLRMLDVDPAHRPTTAQVRDALSALAAGRDGDPTVVLTLPLQLPASPRDLLPRPAGGDAPGTPRYAGTAEPAPWEPGPGKPPFGPPPGTPPRAAPRRVVAAAVALLVLGVLGGATYLLTSSDPTPQTMSAPATATGAPAPTPSETPPPPTTTAPSTTTAAPSTPPPAATPQSRGASSPVLAADVRQALTSYYALLPGNIAQAYALAGPTLQAQGYPSYRDFFAQFTSVTLGTITAQDGSLTATANVTFTRPGGAPQSETHQMTLVPGNDGQLHLDVDQFDRVN
- a CDS encoding IS256 family transposase, which translates into the protein MTAKKRQEPTAEEVAARELVRLAQEQGLSLTGPDGLLKQFTKTVLETALNEEMTAHLGHEKNRAPGERDSGNVRNGTRTKTVLTHATGQVQLEVPRDREGTFEPVIVRKRQRRLGEVDEVVLSLYARGLTTGEIAAHFDQIYGASVSKETVSRITDKVLEEMQTWSTRPLDGVYAAIFIDAIVVKIRDGQVANRPIYAAIGVSLAGEKDVLGLWAGTGGEGAKFWMSVLVDLKNRGVSDTFFVVCDGLKGLPDVVGNVWPLATVQTCIIHLIRNTFRLASRRDWDALRHDVKPIYTAVNAAAARAALEELTEKWGSKYGAITRLWENAWEEFVPFLDYDVEIRTVLCSTNAIESLNARYRRAVKARGHFPSDQAALKCLYLVTRSLDPTGRGRTRWTMRWKPALNAFAITFADRWPAPETY
- a CDS encoding IS3 family transposase (programmed frameshift), producing MARSGTHAGVVSDDHPSGEVPERARRRSFTAAYKLRVLAEYEAAEPGRRGEVLRREGLYSSHLVEWRRARDAGALAALAATRGRPPADPVERENTRLRERNAALEAELDTARRVIEVQGKSLGSLGRSVQESARGLRGTHAAKLRAELTAAVEQVSDEAVLELAPVVGTVAACAAIGRSRATHYRRHRQSPPPPRPPRVPHRDRAQPGALSAAERAQVLAVLHSDRFVDAAPAQVWATLLDEGVYLASESTFYRLLRGVHGDVRERRSQATHPATVKPELIATKPNEVWSWDITKLHGPAKWTYFYLYVIIDIYSRKTVGWMVATRESAALAEQLLATTIAAEHVAAGQLTIHADRGASMASKPVALLLADLGVIKSHSRPRVSNDNPYSESQFKTLKYCPSFPGTFATLQDARTFCAEFFHAYNHHHRHAGLGLLTPAVVHDGHAETVRAQRALVLTAAHTQHPHRFRHPPQPPRLPEPAWINPPTATEPITHK